DNA from Archaeoglobaceae archaeon:
ATCTCGCCAAGTGTCTTTTCTACTTCAACGCCCAAGGCATCCGCAAGATTGCTGTCTGGATCCGCGTCCACAGCAAGCACTTTACTACTCTTCTTTGAAATAAAATGGATGAGGAGGGCGGAGACAAGGGTTTTTCCCGTTCCCCCCTTTCCCGTCACTGCTACAGTAGTCATTCCTCCTCCTCAATTATGACCTCCGGGATTCTGATCTCTGCTCCAACGAGGATAACTTTAATCTTCTTAACTTCTTTTTCCATCAGCTTTCCCCCTTTCCCTTCTTAACCACGATTTTGCCAATTGTGATCTTTGCATCCTTTATCACAAGCTTAATCCCCGCTGGTGCTGCCTGTGGAGCGGGCATTGGCATAGAAGGTAGCTGTAAAGGCTGTAAAGCTGGCATTTGCATTGGCATCATTGCTGGTTGTGCAACCGCTGGGGTTGGAGCAGCTGGTGCTGGGGCTTTAGCCTCCTCCTTCACTTCCTCTTTCTTCTCTTCCTTAGCCTCAGCCCATCCTTCTGTGATCTTCTTTCCATCAACCTTTCTAACGACTCCCTTTACCACAGGATGATCAACCTTCTTCAGGAATTCCTTGAGCTCATCCAGCGTCTTTGCATTCTCTTCGGTAGCTATTTTATCTCGAATGTCATCTGGAATGTATTTCGATAATCTCTCTTTAAGTTCTTTTGGCATCCAGACAACCCTATACCAGCCACCATCTGCCTGAATGAACTTCTTGCTTCTGAAGTAAGCCATCCCAACTCCAAGGAAGCCAGTAACCTGTTTTCCACCACCAGTTTGTCCAGCCATTGTCGAGAAAGTCAGGCCATTTGGAGCCGGGCTTGGATAACCTCTATGCACCCAGCCAATGCCGTCAACTTCTGGCATGTAGAAGCCAATAACTTCAAAGCATCCACAGCTCGTGTGTGGGAACTCAAAGAAGCTGTGCAGTTTGATTCTCTCATATTCTCCACCGCTCTCCTGCTTTGCAAATTCGTTAACACCGCTGTATTCACCACCAATTGGATCCAGAACTTCTCCCTTTGGCACAGCCCTGTTTGGCCCTTCGGGATCCACTTTTGCAGCAGCTCTACCATCGAACCAGCTAATTGCTCCACAAAGCGAAGGACGATCTGGGGAGACTATGCACACATTTGTCGGAGCAAAGCTCTGGCAGAGTGTGCATGAGTAGAACTCTTGGACATCTTCATCATGAAGCATCTCGACTCTCTTGTCTCTCTCTTCGTAAATCGGCATTGCAACTTCTTTCAACAATTTCTCAACAAGTGCCTTGTCAGTGATATATAGCGCCTCGATTTTTTCGATGAACGGCAACTCATTCTTGTAGAGCATCATTGTAGCCTTCGCGATCTGTATAAGACTCTTTAAACCCTTCTTTATAGAGTTCTTGCCAATTCTGACCCAAACATCGTATCTCTGGTTTAGATGCATGTAGCCCTCGATGTAATTCTGGAAGTCGTGATTTCTGCGCTCAATTACAGGCTCGAGATCCGTTTCAACTTTGCTACCGGCAATGTAGTAGATCATGGCGTATGGATAATTCCCACCCTCTTTCATTTCATCAAGATCCGGGCCTACAAGAGTAACCTTCATGTCTTCCACTTGCTCTGCTGGCAGTGCCATAACAAGTTCGAACTTCACTTCTTTTGGACCGCCAAGTTCTACAAACATGTCTTCCTTGCGTATTCTTTCGCCCTCATACATCGGAGATATGTCGAATGGGAATTTCTCCTCAGCACCGACGCTGACTTTCACTTTTGCTCCTGCAGGAATTTCTATTTTCTTTCTTTCTACCATCAACCACCACCCCAGAGTGAGTGCTTTTTACTTTCCTTCCGGGTGATCCTTTATTTGTATTTATCGGTTTTTATCGGTGGCAGATCTAACATAATTTCTCATTTGGATAAGACAGTAAAAATTACTCTGAAAGTTCTTGAGGCTCCGAAATTTAAATTTTTGGCAAATATTATTTTGAATAATTTTCTATCTTTTAGTAGCAGTTAGTGCCATAATTGAATTATTTTTTAATACCAAAAAACTTAATAATTGATGAGCTAAAAAATGGTATGGAGAAATGTCTTGAAATCATATACACAAGAAGGAGCATAAGGAGTTACACGGGTAAGAAGATTTCTGATGAGGATTTAAATAAAATTCTTAAAGCGGGTTTTCAGGCACCTTCAGCCGGAAATGAACAACCCTGGCACTTCATTGTAATCAAAAGCAAAGAAAAGCTTGAGGAACTTAGCAACGCGCATCCATATGGAAAGATGCTTGTGAATGCAGGAGCGGCGATTGCGGTTTGCTGTGATCCGAAACTCTCGAAGTATCCGAATCCGATGTGGATTCAGGATTGCAGTGCAGCGACACAGAACATTTTAATAGCTGCCAGAGCTTTGGGCATTGGCTCATGCTGGCTCGGAGTTTATCCTGTGGAAAGCAGAATGAAATCGCTTGCGAGAGTTTTAGGAGTTCCGGATGGAATAATCGTTTTCAGCCTAATCGCCCTTGGTTATCCCCACAGCGGCGAAGAATTCTTTGAAGCCTCGGACAGATATAGGGAAGACAGGATCCATTATGAGAAATGGTAATTGTTAAAAACTGGTGATTATGTTGGAAAATATGGCCAAGCGCGTTTTGATAGTTGAAGATGACGTTGCGGTTCTGGAAGTTCTTCAGATGATGTTATCCGAAAATTACGAAGTAATTCTTGCAAGAACGGGAAAAGAAGCTATTTACAGCTACAAAATCTATAAACCTGATATAGTGCTGATGGATATCGTCTTACCTGATCTGGATGGGATTGAAGCAACGAAGGAAATAAAGAAGAGAGATCCAGATGCAAAAATAATAGGTATAACTGCTTTTTCCATTCAGAAGGGTAAAGATCTCCTTAAAGCCGGAGCTCTGGAGATTATAGAAAAGCCTTTTACGAGAAAAAAGCTTATTGATACAATTGAAAAGCATTTAAGGGGGCTTTACTAATCTTTACACAGAAATGGCAGTGAGCCAAAGATGGGTAAGAAGCCGTGGAGCCAATGAAGAGCTTTTTCTCGGCATCGCAAACATCGCTGAGCTTTTTGGTGTCCCAACAAAAGTCTTTTGAGAAGTTTAGACGAGGAGTTGATGTTCTTTAGGCCGTATTTGGGAGATAGACTCGAATATTCACTTTTGCTGGGATATGTTAAAATGCGTCCTAAATCTGAAAACGA
Protein-coding regions in this window:
- a CDS encoding nitroreductase family protein codes for the protein MEKCLEIIYTRRSIRSYTGKKISDEDLNKILKAGFQAPSAGNEQPWHFIVIKSKEKLEELSNAHPYGKMLVNAGAAIAVCCDPKLSKYPNPMWIQDCSAATQNILIAARALGIGSCWLGVYPVESRMKSLARVLGVPDGIIVFSLIALGYPHSGEEFFEASDRYREDRIHYEKW
- the cdhC gene encoding CO dehydrogenase/CO-methylating acetyl-CoA synthase complex subunit beta — its product is MVERKKIEIPAGAKVKVSVGAEEKFPFDISPMYEGERIRKEDMFVELGGPKEVKFELVMALPAEQVEDMKVTLVGPDLDEMKEGGNYPYAMIYYIAGSKVETDLEPVIERRNHDFQNYIEGYMHLNQRYDVWVRIGKNSIKKGLKSLIQIAKATMMLYKNELPFIEKIEALYITDKALVEKLLKEVAMPIYEERDKRVEMLHDEDVQEFYSCTLCQSFAPTNVCIVSPDRPSLCGAISWFDGRAAAKVDPEGPNRAVPKGEVLDPIGGEYSGVNEFAKQESGGEYERIKLHSFFEFPHTSCGCFEVIGFYMPEVDGIGWVHRGYPSPAPNGLTFSTMAGQTGGGKQVTGFLGVGMAYFRSKKFIQADGGWYRVVWMPKELKERLSKYIPDDIRDKIATEENAKTLDELKEFLKKVDHPVVKGVVRKVDGKKITEGWAEAKEEKKEEVKEEAKAPAPAAPTPAVAQPAMMPMQMPALQPLQLPSMPMPAPQAAPAGIKLVIKDAKITIGKIVVKKGKGES
- a CDS encoding response regulator, coding for MAKRVLIVEDDVAVLEVLQMMLSENYEVILARTGKEAIYSYKIYKPDIVLMDIVLPDLDGIEATKEIKKRDPDAKIIGITAFSIQKGKDLLKAGALEIIEKPFTRKKLIDTIEKHLRGLY